The following are from one region of the Mesorhizobium sp. B4-1-4 genome:
- a CDS encoding GlxA family transcriptional regulator: MKPADEIPGIDRLKIGFILARSFTLSAFALFVDTLRLASDESDKSGRVRADWQVLASTRNLVTSSCGVQVAPTSDFVDPSQFNYIVVVGGLLNCEYPVDIPTIGYLKNAAAKRVPLIGICTGTFILAEAGLMKHHRTCVSWLHFQAFRQRFPDHEVRADRLFNLDRSRGSCAGGSSAADMAASIVRRHISRDAERNALEVLQIEKARSAIDIQPRRPPFIDCQDPRLKAALIIMENHVENTISIAKVAGLIGLSRRQLERLFRDKTALSPANAYKRVRLERAKQLLMQTRAPMIEIAIEVGFENASHFARLFHKTFGQPPSKYRSAGSS; encoded by the coding sequence TCCCGGAATCGACCGACTGAAGATCGGCTTTATCCTGGCCCGTTCGTTCACTCTTTCCGCATTCGCGCTCTTCGTCGACACCCTTAGACTGGCCAGCGACGAGTCGGATAAATCCGGCAGGGTGCGGGCCGATTGGCAGGTGCTGGCCAGCACGAGAAATCTGGTTACGTCAAGTTGCGGAGTTCAGGTCGCGCCGACATCCGACTTCGTTGACCCCAGTCAATTCAACTACATCGTCGTGGTCGGCGGTCTTCTGAACTGCGAATACCCGGTTGACATCCCCACGATCGGCTACCTCAAGAATGCCGCAGCCAAGAGGGTTCCACTGATTGGTATTTGCACGGGAACATTCATTCTGGCTGAAGCTGGCCTCATGAAACACCATCGGACCTGTGTAAGCTGGCTTCACTTCCAGGCTTTCCGCCAGCGTTTCCCGGATCACGAGGTCAGGGCGGATCGGCTCTTCAACCTTGACCGCAGCAGGGGTTCTTGTGCCGGTGGGAGCAGCGCGGCTGATATGGCGGCGTCAATCGTCAGGCGGCATATCAGCCGGGACGCCGAGAGAAATGCGCTTGAAGTATTGCAGATCGAAAAGGCACGCTCGGCCATCGACATCCAGCCCCGCCGACCCCCTTTCATTGACTGCCAGGACCCTAGGCTCAAGGCGGCACTCATTATCATGGAAAACCACGTAGAAAACACGATTTCCATTGCCAAAGTGGCCGGGTTGATCGGCTTGTCCCGAAGGCAACTCGAGCGTCTCTTCAGAGACAAGACGGCCCTATCTCCGGCAAACGCCTATAAGAGGGTCCGTCTGGAACGAGCAAAGCAGCTTCTCATGCAGACGAGAGCTCCGATGATCGAGATTGCGATCGAGGTCGGCTTTGAAAATGCTTCGCACTTCGCGAGACTCTTTCACAAGACGTTCGGCCAGCCTCCCAGCAAGTACAGGTCAGCGGGTTCGAGCTGA
- a CDS encoding NAD(P)-dependent oxidoreductase: protein MSTIAEMKEQLDRERNITRSGPPKAPSNPFFGVGPITDATIDEVAGRLRRVEFDAWLEANYRKLDDKGNDLGPFTTAEIGRSMHRGYPADKILTDMMRSIHQYFEFPKQNPMAVGLGGGHSGFTVAVLHLMNPNDAKQRVYVDTTKPEAAESDGAGFFRQSWATQVLELQKFAKNGSADRIQFATVEGSIPAAAELEALGTTLFVGVGHETTGANSYSRSEVEELLKWLDGDPENRHAVFDATSMLGAMPWGEDLVREVLAKCCVFMPFQKAIGGISGYFVISFTPQALKLIEDNLNDPAWAIPRQLKLAPPVDAKLPISGKRSWAIGPFYDAGQHRMLGGVINTYSALAFAETTFGLLQTAKRVGSASDMNRRSVENRRVISDWIDNSSLLSFTVKEPEKRGAAVVLLKVNDPDIADKQIHARIIARSKQLLGYEGITHVNGEHEKGLDAARYVNAFPGMPGDYRAWIGGIRDAEDVRLLLDNLAYAYRRAKIAVLEEELAAQGERFDRAASADGLARKDDPKRAYTVLIADLLGLRMGKDGSPDCSEIAAYIREKGGEFHFGPLQDRSALEGGSIHFFYQPGLSTEAELLGCTAQGEYDALITAATFIPKQSVFPLGGVRIGAGTGNMGSASWGGPDGVGGVAPLMNTPGINSRATAQMVMKALIKVVPNLPVDELHGRTVAGNFDTGRDLKDFPTAKLEGQKLAVLGYGNIGREVAKLAKAFGMRVCVYAREAHRDWIEAEGFEYADSPVKAAIDANVLSVHVGLGRLDASTGKFSNAGLVNHEVLSGLADGAVLINYDRGELVDIDALDAALLAGKVSYASIDADIFSNADNGTLRGPLVPYLPLSERFPGKLELLPHVAADTDHPTRVAGAKQAVDQIYDAIQFKAVRNLKGTLPEGYVDLGPTVPVGIGQSTSANLRALADQADELKALRQLSERIAAVVGGIDATSDPERRAALIIRYRSDFALDLLKYRRILDEAGLFAPAAKASAE from the coding sequence ATGTCGACTATTGCTGAGATGAAGGAACAACTTGACCGCGAGAGGAACATCACTCGCTCAGGCCCCCCAAAGGCCCCGTCGAATCCCTTCTTCGGAGTGGGTCCTATTACGGACGCGACCATCGACGAGGTTGCGGGAAGGCTGCGTCGGGTCGAGTTCGATGCCTGGTTGGAGGCCAACTACCGCAAGCTCGACGACAAGGGCAACGACCTTGGTCCGTTCACGACGGCTGAGATTGGCCGCAGCATGCATCGAGGCTATCCGGCAGACAAGATTCTAACCGACATGATGCGCTCCATCCATCAATACTTCGAATTTCCGAAGCAGAATCCGATGGCCGTGGGACTAGGTGGAGGGCACAGCGGCTTTACGGTCGCGGTCTTGCATCTCATGAACCCGAACGACGCCAAGCAGCGCGTCTATGTCGACACTACGAAGCCGGAAGCCGCCGAGTCCGACGGCGCTGGATTCTTCAGGCAGTCCTGGGCGACGCAGGTTCTCGAACTCCAGAAGTTTGCGAAGAACGGCAGCGCCGACAGAATTCAGTTCGCGACCGTCGAAGGGTCGATCCCTGCTGCGGCCGAGCTCGAGGCTCTCGGGACGACTCTCTTCGTCGGCGTCGGGCACGAGACCACGGGCGCGAACTCCTATAGCCGATCCGAGGTTGAGGAACTTCTGAAGTGGCTCGATGGCGATCCTGAAAACCGCCACGCCGTGTTCGACGCAACGTCCATGCTCGGGGCGATGCCTTGGGGCGAAGATCTCGTGCGGGAAGTCCTCGCGAAGTGCTGCGTGTTCATGCCGTTCCAGAAAGCGATCGGCGGCATCTCAGGGTACTTCGTCATTTCATTCACCCCCCAGGCATTGAAGCTCATCGAGGACAACCTGAACGACCCTGCATGGGCTATCCCCCGCCAGCTGAAGCTGGCACCGCCCGTCGACGCGAAGCTCCCGATCAGCGGAAAGAGGTCGTGGGCGATCGGCCCCTTCTACGACGCGGGCCAGCACCGCATGCTCGGCGGAGTGATCAACACATACAGCGCGCTCGCATTCGCTGAAACCACGTTCGGCCTTCTTCAAACTGCCAAGCGTGTCGGATCGGCAAGCGACATGAACCGCCGCTCGGTGGAAAACCGCCGGGTAATCTCGGATTGGATCGACAACAGCTCCCTCCTGAGCTTCACCGTCAAAGAGCCCGAAAAGCGCGGGGCGGCCGTCGTTCTTCTGAAAGTCAACGACCCCGATATCGCCGACAAGCAGATCCACGCCCGGATCATTGCACGCTCGAAGCAGCTTCTTGGCTACGAGGGAATTACGCACGTGAATGGCGAACACGAGAAGGGCCTGGACGCTGCCCGATATGTGAACGCATTCCCTGGCATGCCTGGCGACTACCGGGCATGGATCGGGGGCATCCGCGATGCCGAGGATGTCCGCCTTCTTCTCGACAACCTCGCCTATGCCTACCGCAGGGCTAAGATCGCCGTCCTCGAAGAGGAACTCGCGGCGCAAGGCGAGCGGTTCGACCGCGCCGCCTCCGCCGACGGCTTGGCCAGGAAAGATGATCCGAAGCGCGCCTACACGGTCCTGATCGCCGATTTGCTCGGCCTGCGAATGGGGAAGGACGGCTCGCCCGACTGCAGTGAGATCGCGGCCTACATCCGTGAGAAGGGAGGCGAATTCCACTTTGGTCCGCTCCAGGATCGAAGCGCACTGGAAGGAGGGAGTATCCACTTCTTCTATCAGCCGGGGCTAAGCACGGAAGCCGAGCTTCTGGGATGTACGGCCCAGGGAGAGTACGATGCCCTGATCACGGCGGCCACTTTCATTCCCAAGCAGTCGGTGTTTCCGCTTGGCGGCGTGAGGATTGGCGCCGGAACGGGAAACATGGGCTCTGCCTCGTGGGGCGGCCCTGACGGTGTCGGCGGTGTCGCGCCGCTGATGAACACCCCGGGCATCAACAGCCGCGCCACGGCCCAGATGGTCATGAAGGCCCTTATCAAGGTCGTTCCCAATCTTCCGGTCGATGAACTGCATGGCAGGACGGTGGCCGGGAATTTCGACACGGGGCGTGACCTGAAGGACTTCCCGACAGCAAAACTCGAAGGGCAGAAACTCGCCGTCCTGGGATACGGCAACATCGGCAGGGAGGTGGCCAAGCTGGCGAAGGCGTTTGGCATGCGCGTTTGCGTATACGCCCGTGAAGCTCATAGAGACTGGATCGAAGCGGAGGGTTTCGAATACGCCGACAGCCCGGTGAAGGCAGCGATCGACGCCAACGTCCTCTCGGTGCATGTCGGCCTTGGCCGCCTCGATGCGTCAACTGGCAAGTTCAGCAATGCCGGTCTGGTCAACCATGAAGTGCTCTCCGGGCTCGCCGACGGGGCGGTGCTCATCAACTACGATCGCGGCGAGCTCGTGGATATCGATGCCCTCGATGCGGCGTTGCTGGCGGGCAAGGTGAGCTATGCTTCGATAGATGCGGACATCTTCAGCAATGCGGACAACGGCACATTGCGGGGGCCTCTCGTACCCTATCTGCCGCTGAGCGAGCGGTTTCCTGGCAAGCTCGAGCTTCTTCCGCACGTCGCGGCCGACACCGATCATCCAACGCGTGTTGCCGGAGCCAAGCAGGCGGTTGACCAGATCTACGACGCCATCCAGTTCAAGGCCGTGCGAAACTTGAAGGGCACATTGCCCGAAGGGTACGTTGACCTTGGCCCAACCGTCCCGGTAGGCATCGGCCAATCGACCTCAGCCAACCTTCGCGCCCTCGCGGATCAAGCCGACGAGTTGAAAGCGCTCCGTCAGCTCTCTGAGAGGATTGCGGCTGTAGTTGGCGGGATCGATGCGACATCGGATCCGGAGCGGCGCGCGGCCTTGATCATCAGATATCGCAGCGACTTCGCGCTCGATCTCCTTAAGTACCGTCGAATCCTTGACGAAGCCGGGCTCTTCGCCCCGGCTGCAAAGGCCTCGGCAGAATAG
- a CDS encoding ATP-binding cassette domain-containing protein, with protein MSEVRRLSANGTARQAPVALEAKGVWKVFGSGAKTFGRLPAAERTPDALAAADVIGAVQDASFRIVRGEVFVIMGLSGSGKSTLLRCLTRLIESTEGEIRYDGENILGLDEKSLVELRRRRMGMVFQHFALLPNRTVLGNVAFPLEVQGMPRVNAETRAAELIETVGLKGRGDRFPSELSGGQQQRVGIARSLTTNPEFWFLDEPFSALDPLIRADLQGEVQRLQQTQTRTVVFVTHDLDEAILLADRIAIMEGGRIVQIGTPEELVIRPATDYVRRFVAKVSPARVVRVSSLMAPADGGNATAGVRADATIFEIARELVAAEGPLPVLNVGGSQVGYLDRQRALATLAAGA; from the coding sequence ATGTCTGAAGTCCGTCGCCTTTCGGCTAACGGCACTGCCCGCCAAGCGCCTGTTGCGCTGGAAGCAAAGGGGGTTTGGAAGGTGTTCGGCTCCGGCGCCAAGACCTTTGGTCGGCTCCCTGCGGCCGAACGCACCCCAGACGCGCTGGCGGCGGCCGACGTGATCGGCGCGGTGCAGGATGCATCTTTCCGCATTGTCCGCGGCGAGGTATTCGTCATCATGGGGCTATCGGGATCGGGAAAATCCACCCTTCTTCGTTGTCTCACCCGGCTGATCGAGTCCACCGAGGGCGAAATCCGCTATGATGGCGAGAATATCCTGGGGCTTGACGAGAAGTCGCTGGTGGAGCTTCGCCGTCGCCGCATGGGAATGGTGTTCCAGCATTTCGCGCTGCTGCCCAACCGGACCGTGCTCGGCAATGTCGCGTTTCCGCTGGAGGTCCAGGGAATGCCGCGGGTCAATGCCGAAACCCGCGCGGCCGAACTGATCGAAACTGTCGGGCTCAAGGGCCGGGGGGATCGTTTTCCCTCGGAACTTTCAGGCGGCCAGCAGCAGCGCGTCGGCATTGCCCGATCGCTGACCACCAATCCGGAATTCTGGTTCCTGGACGAGCCGTTTTCAGCGCTCGATCCGCTGATCCGAGCGGACCTCCAGGGCGAGGTGCAGCGGCTTCAGCAGACCCAGACACGCACGGTGGTCTTCGTCACCCACGATCTCGACGAAGCGATTCTCCTGGCGGACCGGATCGCGATCATGGAGGGCGGGAGGATCGTCCAGATCGGCACCCCGGAAGAACTGGTGATCCGGCCAGCGACCGACTATGTCCGCCGTTTCGTCGCCAAGGTGTCGCCTGCGCGGGTGGTTCGCGTGTCCTCTCTGATGGCACCCGCCGATGGAGGCAATGCCACCGCGGGTGTCAGGGCCGATGCGACGATCTTCGAGATAGCGCGTGAACTCGTCGCAGCAGAGGGGCCATTGCCTGTCCTGAATGTCGGCGGCAGTCAGGTCGGATATTTGGACCGACAGCGGGCGCTCGCAACACTTGCCGCAGGTGCCTGA
- a CDS encoding response regulator — MRILIVEDEWLIAEDHAAMIRAAGHLVVGPAASVKAAIDYMEGEELDAALLDVQLSGEVSYGLADTLREKVIPFAFVTGYSPSEMPARFAGVQVLQKPVVPAVLIAAIMTLFDQQSAGKQEAG, encoded by the coding sequence TTGCGCATTCTTATTGTCGAGGACGAGTGGCTGATCGCCGAGGACCATGCGGCGATGATTAGAGCCGCCGGACACCTAGTCGTGGGACCGGCCGCTTCGGTCAAGGCTGCGATCGATTACATGGAAGGAGAAGAACTCGATGCCGCGCTTTTGGACGTTCAACTGAGCGGCGAGGTAAGCTATGGGCTGGCAGACACACTGCGTGAGAAAGTCATACCGTTCGCATTTGTGACCGGTTATTCCCCCTCCGAGATGCCGGCCCGATTTGCAGGGGTTCAGGTGCTGCAAAAACCTGTCGTGCCGGCAGTGCTGATCGCAGCGATCATGACACTCTTCGACCAGCAGTCCGCGGGAAAGCAGGAGGCTGGCTAA
- a CDS encoding CheR family methyltransferase, with protein sequence MSQKPRHPIVGIGASAGGVPAMESFFRGLPEGSGMAFIIITHLSPERESLLHEVLGRYTSMPVAVAKDGVGAEPDHVYVMPQNAVLSIKDGTLKLHQTNVSNRERKPIDVFFSALAEDQGEYAVGVILSGGDGDGTLGAKMIKEHGGFVLAQAGDGSGPRNPDMPQSAISSGVVDIAVPAEEMGEKLVDFTRGFGVLDLLSEGDGKVPAEHTDRAREEIYGILRDRSGHDFSGYKTKTFIRRVKRRMQINQMKSMNGYIDLLRKDPREVTSLFRDLLINVTNFFRDAEAFDSLEQKVIPTLFEGKTASDTVRVWVPGCATGEEVYSLGILLREHMDKLSMVPKIQLFATDIDEPALTVARAARYPANLLEGVSEQRRDRFFVHEGGSFVLTSEVRELCIFSPHSVVKDPPFSRMDLVSCRNLLIYFGPDVQNRVLPIFHYALKPGGYLFLGTSESVGQHSDLFSTVDKKQRIFRARKDVVPKSRLPLLVGENVKGAHLFSDGRMGKGSEIGNGAFRQSVEAQVLDRYAPPHVVVNAEGDVAYYSARTGKYLEAAQGIPSRQLLSMARRGLRLDLRAALREAAAGRQIVMREHIAMDGEDERVQLVNIIVEPLSEQGSGETFYLVLFQPVGPSRDKAEAQLGSQSPDEIAHIERDLRDTRERLQSTIEEYETALEEVKSSNEELVSVNEEAQSTNEELEASKEEMQSLNEELNTINAELTNKIEELDHANSDLKNLFESTEIATVFLDRDLVIRTFTPAASAYFNLRASDVGRPLTDLSSQLDYPEMHNQIRRVFQTGEPIVHHLARDTQGRFHMVRLVPYRDKDGRIQGVVVTLVDVTTLAEAEEHQKVLISELNHRVKNMLAVITSIANRTVESSTTKEGFATALLGRLNAMARAYGVLSRENWTEVSLGELLAQEAAAFDPERFSLHGPALKLRPQQALSIGMVMHELATNATKYGALNKEGGGVEVEWSVHEQTLQLIWREIGGPPVTEPKEGGFGLSLVRGEIGYRLGGTAETFFHPQGLEVRISFPLDQKA encoded by the coding sequence ATGTCGCAAAAACCGAGACACCCCATTGTCGGCATTGGCGCGTCCGCTGGTGGCGTCCCCGCCATGGAAAGCTTCTTCCGAGGCCTGCCCGAGGGTTCCGGCATGGCTTTCATAATCATCACCCATCTCAGTCCCGAAAGGGAAAGCCTGCTCCACGAGGTGCTGGGGCGATACACCAGCATGCCGGTGGCGGTCGCGAAAGACGGGGTAGGAGCGGAGCCGGATCACGTCTATGTCATGCCGCAGAACGCCGTCCTGTCGATCAAGGACGGCACGTTGAAGCTCCATCAAACCAATGTGAGCAATCGGGAGCGCAAGCCCATCGACGTCTTCTTCAGCGCTCTGGCCGAGGACCAGGGCGAATACGCGGTCGGCGTTATTCTGTCAGGTGGCGACGGCGATGGAACCCTGGGCGCCAAGATGATCAAGGAGCACGGCGGCTTCGTGCTGGCTCAGGCCGGCGACGGCTCTGGCCCCCGCAACCCCGACATGCCGCAAAGCGCCATTTCCAGCGGCGTCGTCGATATTGCCGTTCCGGCGGAAGAGATGGGTGAGAAGCTCGTCGATTTTACACGCGGCTTCGGCGTGCTCGATCTGTTGAGCGAAGGCGACGGCAAGGTCCCGGCGGAGCACACCGACCGCGCCCGCGAGGAAATCTACGGCATACTGCGCGACCGCTCCGGCCACGATTTCTCCGGATACAAGACCAAGACCTTCATTCGTCGGGTCAAGCGGCGCATGCAGATCAACCAGATGAAGTCCATGAATGGCTACATTGACCTGCTGCGAAAGGATCCGCGCGAGGTCACGTCGCTGTTTCGCGACCTGCTCATCAACGTCACCAATTTCTTTCGCGACGCGGAAGCCTTCGATTCGCTGGAGCAGAAGGTCATTCCGACCTTGTTCGAGGGCAAAACCGCTTCCGACACGGTCAGGGTCTGGGTTCCGGGTTGCGCCACCGGCGAGGAGGTCTATTCGCTCGGCATCCTGCTGCGCGAGCATATGGACAAACTCTCGATGGTGCCCAAAATTCAATTGTTCGCGACCGACATCGATGAACCGGCGCTCACCGTTGCGCGCGCGGCACGCTATCCGGCCAACCTGCTCGAGGGCGTCTCGGAACAAAGAAGAGACCGCTTCTTCGTCCATGAAGGAGGCAGCTTCGTGCTGACCAGCGAAGTGCGTGAACTCTGCATCTTTTCGCCGCACAGCGTCGTCAAGGATCCGCCGTTTTCGCGCATGGATCTGGTTTCATGCCGCAATCTTCTGATCTATTTCGGGCCCGACGTTCAGAATCGGGTTCTCCCCATCTTCCATTACGCCTTGAAACCCGGCGGCTATCTTTTTCTTGGTACGTCGGAGAGCGTAGGCCAACACTCCGACCTCTTCTCCACCGTCGACAAGAAGCAGCGCATTTTCAGGGCCCGCAAGGACGTCGTGCCGAAATCGCGCCTTCCGCTGCTGGTAGGCGAGAACGTCAAAGGCGCTCACCTCTTCTCGGACGGAAGGATGGGGAAGGGCAGCGAGATCGGCAATGGCGCGTTCCGCCAGTCCGTTGAAGCGCAGGTCTTGGACCGCTATGCGCCGCCGCATGTGGTCGTCAACGCCGAAGGTGACGTGGCCTACTATTCCGCGCGGACCGGAAAATATCTCGAAGCCGCTCAAGGCATACCCAGCCGCCAATTGCTGAGCATGGCGCGGCGGGGGCTCCGGCTCGATCTGCGGGCGGCCTTGCGCGAGGCCGCCGCAGGCCGTCAAATCGTCATGCGCGAACACATCGCCATGGATGGCGAGGACGAGCGGGTGCAGTTGGTCAACATCATCGTCGAGCCACTGTCCGAACAGGGCTCGGGCGAGACGTTTTACCTTGTCCTGTTCCAGCCGGTCGGTCCGTCTCGCGACAAGGCCGAAGCCCAGCTCGGGAGTCAGAGCCCAGACGAAATCGCGCATATCGAGCGCGACCTGCGCGACACCCGCGAACGGCTGCAATCGACGATTGAAGAGTACGAAACGGCCTTGGAGGAGGTGAAGTCCTCCAACGAGGAACTGGTCTCGGTCAACGAAGAAGCCCAGTCGACCAACGAGGAGCTGGAGGCCTCGAAGGAGGAGATGCAGTCCCTCAACGAGGAGCTGAACACCATAAATGCTGAGCTCACGAACAAGATCGAGGAGCTCGACCACGCAAACAGCGACCTGAAGAACCTGTTCGAGAGCACGGAGATCGCAACCGTGTTTCTCGACCGCGATCTGGTGATCCGTACCTTCACGCCCGCGGCGTCTGCCTATTTCAACCTGCGCGCCTCCGACGTCGGGCGTCCGCTTACCGATCTGTCCAGCCAGTTGGATTATCCGGAAATGCACAACCAGATCCGGCGCGTGTTCCAGACGGGCGAGCCGATCGTTCATCACCTTGCGCGCGACACGCAGGGCCGCTTTCACATGGTCCGGCTCGTTCCCTATCGTGACAAAGACGGCCGCATCCAGGGCGTCGTGGTGACCCTCGTCGACGTCACGACGCTGGCCGAGGCAGAGGAGCATCAGAAGGTGCTGATCTCCGAACTCAACCACCGCGTGAAGAACATGCTGGCGGTCATTACCAGCATCGCAAACCGCACGGTCGAGAGTTCCACCACCAAGGAAGGTTTCGCAACAGCCCTGCTCGGCCGACTCAACGCGATGGCACGCGCCTATGGCGTGCTCTCGCGGGAGAACTGGACGGAGGTTTCGCTCGGCGAACTGCTCGCTCAGGAAGCAGCGGCCTTCGATCCGGAACGCTTCTCGCTCCATGGCCCGGCGCTTAAATTGAGGCCCCAGCAGGCTTTATCGATCGGCATGGTAATGCACGAACTCGCCACCAATGCGACGAAATACGGCGCGCTGAACAAGGAAGGCGGTGGGGTTGAGGTCGAATGGTCGGTGCATGAGCAGACACTTCAGCTCATCTGGCGCGAGATCGGAGGGCCGCCCGTCACGGAGCCGAAGGAAGGGGGCTTCGGCCTCTCCCTGGTTAGGGGCGAGATAGGCTATCGATTGGGCGGCACGGCTGAAACATTTTTCCATCCGCAGGGTTTGGAGGTGAGGATCTCGTTTCCGCTCGACCAAAAGGCCTGA
- a CDS encoding response regulator — protein MQFLIGAKVLIVEDEFVVADDLARYFSGLGATILGPAQSVVQARPYAEQADAAVLDIDLNGTPVFPIADRLVERGVPFVFFSAHDRNVIPSRLEHAANLLKSADRRKIIAALFPAGTRQDQIDEPADVLSLLPKLRLAARLMLGDASAADRLVETTLELAIREVGDRPADISTERWLNYLLQISADKAADLLN, from the coding sequence GTGCAGTTTCTTATCGGCGCGAAGGTTCTCATCGTCGAGGACGAATTCGTCGTCGCCGACGACCTCGCGCGTTACTTCTCCGGGCTCGGGGCCACCATCCTGGGGCCAGCCCAAAGCGTTGTGCAGGCCCGGCCTTATGCCGAGCAGGCGGATGCCGCCGTACTGGACATAGACTTGAATGGAACCCCCGTCTTTCCCATCGCCGACCGCCTGGTCGAACGTGGCGTTCCCTTCGTCTTCTTCAGTGCCCACGACCGCAACGTCATCCCTTCCCGCCTTGAGCACGCCGCCAATCTTTTGAAGTCAGCCGATCGCAGAAAGATCATCGCGGCGCTTTTCCCCGCAGGGACCCGACAGGATCAAATCGACGAACCTGCCGATGTCCTGTCGCTGCTGCCCAAACTTCGATTGGCAGCGCGCCTGATGCTTGGCGATGCCAGTGCCGCGGACCGGCTGGTGGAAACGACACTGGAACTCGCCATCCGCGAAGTCGGGGATCGTCCTGCTGATATCTCGACGGAACGATGGTTGAATTACCTGCTGCAAATATCCGCCGATAAAGCCGCCGACCTGCTCAATTAG
- a CDS encoding SDR family NAD(P)-dependent oxidoreductase encodes MRNAKLAVVTGASSGIGKELAKLCAKDGYDLVIVADEPAIEEVGEALRSRGVAVDAVEADLATEDGIDQLISRIGDRDIDLLFLNAGRGLGRGFVDQDWAKVRRVIDTNVTGTVHLAHRLTPRMVRRGRGRILFTGSIAGFMPGTFQAIYNGTKAFIDSFAIALRHELKHSGVTVTLLMPGATQTRFFERADMMDTKIGTDEKDNPADVARDGYDALMAGEEQVISGWTNRMQVAGSRFMPAGILAERHRRVAEPGSASRS; translated from the coding sequence ATGCGAAACGCGAAACTCGCCGTCGTCACAGGCGCCTCGAGCGGCATCGGCAAGGAACTTGCGAAACTGTGCGCGAAAGACGGCTATGATCTCGTCATTGTCGCCGATGAACCGGCGATCGAGGAGGTCGGCGAGGCGCTTCGATCTCGAGGTGTCGCCGTCGACGCGGTGGAAGCGGACCTTGCCACCGAGGACGGCATTGACCAGCTGATCTCGAGGATCGGCGACCGTGACATTGACCTGCTGTTCCTCAACGCGGGACGCGGGCTGGGCCGAGGCTTCGTGGATCAGGATTGGGCCAAGGTGCGCCGCGTCATCGACACCAACGTCACCGGCACGGTCCACCTCGCGCACCGACTTACCCCCCGGATGGTGAGGCGGGGCCGCGGCCGGATCCTGTTCACCGGGTCAATCGCGGGCTTCATGCCCGGCACCTTCCAGGCCATCTACAACGGCACCAAGGCATTCATCGATTCGTTCGCGATCGCGCTTCGTCACGAGCTGAAGCACAGCGGCGTCACGGTCACGCTGCTGATGCCAGGCGCCACACAGACCCGTTTTTTTGAACGCGCCGACATGATGGATACGAAAATCGGAACCGATGAGAAAGACAATCCCGCCGACGTGGCCAGGGACGGCTACGACGCCCTGATGGCCGGCGAAGAACAGGTCATTAGCGGCTGGACCAACAGGATGCAGGTCGCCGGCTCCCGCTTCATGCCGGCAGGGATATTGGCCGAGCGGCATCGCCGCGTGGCCGAACCCGGCTCAGCCAGCAGAAGCTGA